The Tautonia plasticadhaerens nucleotide sequence GATGTCGAGGGCATCGGCCCGGGGTCGGGGTCGGGGTCGGGGTCGGGGTCGGCGAATGGGATCGGGACCGAGATCGGGGGAGGCGCCGGTGGCCGGGGATGACATCGACCCGCACGCCGGGGAGGTCGTCTCGCGCCTCAGGCGGGACGTGATCGACCCGCTCAAGCGCCGGTTCGTCGGCCGGGACGAGGTGGTGGACCTCATCGCCCTGGCCGTCGTCTCGGGGGAGCACCTGTTCCTGCTCGGCCCGCCGGGCACGGCCAAGTCGGCCGTGATCCGGGGCTTCGCCGAGGCGGTGCAGGGCCGCTACTTCGAGTACCTGCTCACCCGGTTCAGCGAGCCGAACGAGCTGTTCGGGCCCATCGACCTCGTCCGACTCCGGGAGGGGGCCGTGGCCACCGTGACCACCGGCATGCTGCCCGAGGCGGAGTTCGCCTTCCTCGACGAGCTGTTCAACGCCAACAGCGCCATCCTGAACAACCTGCTCACCGTGCTCAACGAGCGGGTCTACCGGCGGGGGGCCGAGGCCCACCGCCTCCCCCTGCTCTCGCTCTTCACCGCCTCCAACCACCTGGCCGAGGACGAGGCGCTGCGGGCCCTGTTCGACCGGTTCCTGATCCGCTGCCATGTCGACAACTTGAAGCGAGACGCCATGCCCCGGCTCCTCGCCGCCGGCTGGGAGCTGGAGCGGGCCGGGCCGTCGTCGGCGGGCGTGTCGGCCGGGGACCTCAGGGCGCTGTCGCGCCGGGTCTTCGACGTGGACCTCTCGGCCGTCTCCGGCCCGTACGCCGAGCTGGTCTGGAAGGTCCGGGACCTGGGGGTCGCGCTCTCGGATCGGCGGGCCGTGAAGGTGCTGAAGCTGGTGGCCGCCTCGGCGCTGCTGAGCGGCCGGGCCGGGGCGAGGCCGTCGGACCTCTGGGTGCTGCGCTACGTCTGGGACCGCGAGGAGCAGATCGACCCGCTCCGGTCGCTGGTCGGCGCCGTGCTCGACCGGGCCGCCGACGACGACCCCGACGCCCCCCGCCACCCGCTGGCCGAGCCCCCCGACCGCGTCGACGCCGAGGACCTCGCCCGCCAGCTCGACCAGGCCGAGGCCCAGCTCCGGGCCCCCGACGGCCGGCCGCTCGGCCTCGCCGCCGCCGCCCGACTCCGGGAACGCCTGGCCGAGCTGTCCGACCGGGCCGCCTGGGTGGGCGACGACGCGGCCCGGCGGCACCTGATGGGCCGGGTGTCGGAGCTGACGGGGCGGTTGACGTGAGGCGGGGCGGGGCGGGATCCAGGCACTGGAGGGCGGATGGCGCCCGGCACCCGGGTTGACGTTATTACGATGATCCCCCCCCCGAACTCCCCCGCCCCCCTCTCCGGCGTCCGCCTCGCCCGCGTGCCGATCGCGGGCCTGGCGGCGTTGGCGGCGCTGCGGGGGAGGGGGGACGTGACGGTCCTCGCCGCCGAGGGGGGCGAGGACGCCTGGGTGTCGTGGCGGCCGGGACCAGGGGGGGACCGCGACGAGGTCGTCGAGGCGCTGCTGCCCGTGCCGGGGGCGGCCTTCTTCCGCGGCGATCGGGGGGGCTGGTATCGCGTCGGCCGGAGCCTGCCGGACTTCGACGCCGGGCCGGCGCCCGAGGGGGACCACGCCGGCCCCCCCGGCCTGCCGCTGCACCGCGCCCTCCTGCCGGGGCCGACCCGATGGCTCGACCCCCGGGCCGACTGGAGGCCCGCGACCCTGCGGCTGGCGGCCGACCACCGGCCGAGGCCGGCGTCGGCGCTGGTGATCCGGGCCGGGGCGCTGCTGCCCTGGGCCGAGTCGGCGCCGACGGCGAGCCTCCGGGGGCTGGCCG carries:
- a CDS encoding AAA family ATPase → MAGDDIDPHAGEVVSRLRRDVIDPLKRRFVGRDEVVDLIALAVVSGEHLFLLGPPGTAKSAVIRGFAEAVQGRYFEYLLTRFSEPNELFGPIDLVRLREGAVATVTTGMLPEAEFAFLDELFNANSAILNNLLTVLNERVYRRGAEAHRLPLLSLFTASNHLAEDEALRALFDRFLIRCHVDNLKRDAMPRLLAAGWELERAGPSSAGVSAGDLRALSRRVFDVDLSAVSGPYAELVWKVRDLGVALSDRRAVKVLKLVAASALLSGRAGARPSDLWVLRYVWDREEQIDPLRSLVGAVLDRAADDDPDAPRHPLAEPPDRVDAEDLARQLDQAEAQLRAPDGRPLGLAAAARLRERLAELSDRAAWVGDDAARRHLMGRVSELTGRLT